Sequence from the Tachyglossus aculeatus isolate mTacAcu1 chromosome 17, mTacAcu1.pri, whole genome shotgun sequence genome:
GggccaccctccctgccctctctccctcctcctcctcctcttcttccgtgGTCTAGAGCCAACACAGCCCcatgagggcagagagcaggggccgGTGAGGACACGCCTGCACACGCAGGCGCACGAGTAGCCCGCACCTCAGAGTAGTCACCCATGATGTAGTTGAGGCGGGCCAGCAAGCGCAGGCAGCCGCAGATCTCCACATGCATGGCCCCGTACACATTGTTGAATAGGTTCAGGGCCTCGCTGATGAGCTCGCAGCCCTCCTTCAGGAATCCTGGCGGGTGGAGAAGAGGACATCGGGCATGGGGGAGACTCCACCGTGCCGCCACACCCCCGGGacctccctccggcccccaggTCGGCGGCCCGCCACACCTTGCTGCACTTTGGCCTGGCCGCTCTGGAAGAAGTGGAAGGCGTCCGAGGCCTTGGGGTTGACGTGCTTGACCACGGGGAAGATGTTGAGGATGTCCTCCTCCGTGAAGGCCGGTTTGTGCCGGCTGTCAAAGCTGTACTCCTTCAGCAGGATCTGCGGTGGCGAGGCCCAGCGGGGCCAAATCAGAAGGCGGTTCAcctccaccccgcccccagccttGGCGCAGCTCTTGCCGGGGGGACCGTGGGAATGGCGGGGGCCAAGGAAGAGTGGGGACCCTCACCTGGACTCCAGTCTTCAGGGAGATCTCGCGAAGGAGGGTGATCTTCTGCAGGCCATACCCTTCCACCGCCTGGTCGACACTCTCGCTGGGGAAAACCAGAAGCCTTCAGCACCCACACAGACCCTCGCCCGAGCCCCTCCCAGAGCCAGCCACGTGGCCACATCTCCGTCAGCCGGGGGGAATCTTGGGCCTTCCAgttctgccctcccacccccccacccccactgatgGGCAGGGACGTGGGGGTCTGTGGTCATCCCCCTCACCATTCCAGATCAAAGTCAAAGTAGTCCCGGGCCTCTTGGCCAATGTTTTTCCAGAGCTCCTGGGGCGTCAAGGCAGCCCAGGCGGTGCTGTCGGCCCCGCCGGGGGTCCGCGacttcctcttcctgcttttcTTCTTGGAGACCAGTTCGTCGGCTGGGAGGTGGGCGACGGGGTTGGGAAAGGAGCTGAGGAAGCAGTTGAGGAAGTGGCTGATGGCCGCAGACAGGCCCGACAACTCCACGCcctgaggtgggggggtggagggaggggacaaCAAGGCGGCTCTGTGGGTTCCTCCTGAAAACACAGAGAAGCGTCCCGGCCCCTCGGGGGTAGCTTCCCGGGCCCTCCCAAGCACAGCTTACTCAGCGGGCCCCCCCAACCTCAGCTGGGCCTCAGAGACCGGGCCGGAGAGAGCCAGACACGGGCGCTGAGGCTGGGCCGTACCTGCAGGTAAGTCTTGAAGATGTGCTTAGCCGAGCGGGTGATGAGTTCGCTGATGCCGATTTTCTGTGGAAGGAGAGGAGCCGCGCCCGCCCCGTCAGCGGTGGcatgattcctgctctgccagccACCCTTCCCAGGGATGGAGAACAGTGGGGTGATCGAGGTCGGAACGGGGGCAGAGACACTTGCTCCCCGGCCCCAgtcaaaggtggggggggggtgggcccAGCCAGCCCTGATTGCCGTGGGGGGGGCCGTTTGGAGGTGGGCCGCGCGGAGGAGACCGAGGTCCTCACATAGACGTGGTCCAACTGCGGGCGGGCTGGGCTCTTGATCACGCAGTCCACCACCTTCCCCAGGTAGCGCATGTTGATACCACGTTGGTGCATGACCTGTGCCAGGGTGGCCCCGTCCATGGGCAAAACCACATGCTCCACGCAGTCCTTcacctgggggttgggggcatcCCGGACTCAGTGTGGGTGCGGGCCCCCAGTCCTCGTGCTTCCAGTCCTGCCCCTTACCGGGCCAGGGCTACAGCAGGACGGCAGGAAGGTCGCCGTGTCCTGCAGCAGCCCCTTCTGGTCCGGCCAcccgcccccgcctccccgccAGGGTCCAGTCGCCGCTCCGCCCCCTCACCAGGCCGGGGATCTGGCAGGACAGCAGGAAGGCCGCCGCATCCTTCAGCAGCTGCTTCTGGTCCTGTACTTCTTCCCGGCTGGAGTCAGGGAAGCGGACCCCTGTTTacggggagaggggttggggggggaaaaTGACCcggggaaggaagggcagagCCCGGGGTCCCCACCGCCAACTCGTGCCAGTGCCCGGGCCCTCTCCCGGCCTGCACCTGGCGAGAAGATGTCCGGGTTGAAGCGGATGTCGAAGGAGGTGCTGCTCACCGAGCCCACGGCCTTGCAGGCATTCTGGATCACCTCCCGGCTCTTGGGATCCACTGTGTGGGCAACGCACATGTAGTGAAACACTCTACGATGGTGGGGAAGACCGCTGGGCCCGCTGCCTGGCAGGCATTCTAATCCACCTCCCACATCTTCGGGGTCCCACCACAAAGGATCCACTCACTCCTCTGGGAACAAAGCAGTCTACGCCGAGGCAACCCCACTGAAAGTCGAGGGCATTAGCTCCCCCAaacccccaattattattattattatcctccacagAGTTCATCTGTCCTAAATCAATTTAAACCTGGTGTGGAGGGGCAGCTTCtgggagttgagaagcagcgtggctcagtggaaagagcccgggctttggagtcattcattcattcaatcgtatttattgagcgcttactgtgtgcagagcactatactaagcgcttgggaagtccaagttggcaacatatagagacggtctctacccaacagcgggctcacagtctagaagggggacagaggtcaggggctcaaatcccggctccgccaatttaatgacaataatggcatttattaagcgcttactatgtgcaaagcactgttctaagtgctggaaaaagttaagtgacttgcccaagatcacacagcagacaggtggcgttCCCCACTCGAGCCAACGAGCGAGTTGCTCGTCCAGACGAGGAAGACGGCAGGGTTGCAAGAGGAAGCTGGAGCCCAGGTAGCAGGCCCACCCCGCCatggcctcccagccccacccaacTTGAGTCCCTCTCCCCCGAGACCCACCTGCGCCCTCGGAGGCGACGGACTCGGCCAGCTCCTTGACCTGGGCCAGGCCGCTCCCGCCCTCCTCGGCCTGCCCGGACCCTGGCCGCTCGCCGGCTTTGGGCTCGCCCCCCGAGGTCAGGGAGGGGGTGCCGTTCTCCAGTGGCGGGGCGCTCTCCGCCTTGCCCGTCTTCTGCTGCATCAGCTGCAGGGCCGCCAGCTTCATGAACAGCAGGTACCTGGGGACCGGGGAGACGCCGGCCGGCTCGGTCCAGctgggcagtgtgtgtgtgtgtgcgtgcgtgcgtgtacACAAACACAgccacacacgcgcacacacactcacacatgcgTCCTGTGGCCAAGTTGGGGCCCCCAGTGGCCCAGCTATGTGGGACTCAGAGGGAGACCCAGCCAGCTGACCCCCACCTCACCCGCTGCGCTACCAAGGCCCCGGTGACTTGGGGCTAGAGCCGTGGGGAGAGCAGGTGCGGAGAACGgtcggccgccccctcccctcccaccttggcCCGCCGCCAGCCTCTCCCCCAACCTGTGCTCCACGAAGGCGTCGACCAGCTCCTGACGGAGGCAGCAGAGCTTGTGGCGGTGGGGCCGCGGGAAGCCGAGGCGACGGCACTCCTCGGGCAGGTCCTCGCCGGCCCCGGGCAGGAAGTTGAGGTCGGGCGGGAAGGTGCGCAGCAGGTCCAGGATGTAGTGGCGCCCGTCGTTCCCCACGATGCCCTTGCACTCGACCGAGGAGCACAGCTCCACTTCCTGGTCGTGCTCGTTGAGCACCCGATGCCGCTGCACCTTGAGGGGCCGCCCCGTCTTCTCCAGCAGCTCCAGGTAGCGCGGGTGCGAAACCACCGTCTTGCCGAAGTCGACCGAGCCGTAGACGAcgctctgctcctgctcccgctCCAGGATGCCCGGGATGATAGACTGGGCCGTGATGCGGTAGCCGCGGTAGTCCACCACCACGGTGCCCAGCGTGTACAGGCCCTCCACGTCCACGGCGTTGTAGGTGCGCACGCCGTTCAGGTCGTGGCTGGGGGCGGCGTAGGCGGCCGCGTCGCCCCCGAAGTCCTTGTAGTGGTCACGCACGTCGAAGCCCAGGCTGAAGAAGATGTTGTTCCAGATGAACATCTGCATCTTAGTCTCCTCGCTGGGGTTGATGGCCATCACGTTGCCGTCGATCACCGCCATGGCCCCCCGGGTGGCTGCCGCCGTGAAGTCACTGTGTACCTGGAGGGAGCAGGGGCTCGGCTCAGGGAGGAAGTCCCCGGGGCGGATGCTACCGGTCAGTCTGGGCGCTCAGGAGCCGAGAGGCCGTGTCGGGGGGACTGGTGCCAGCTGCCCACCCTCACAGAACCAGCGCCCCCCGTACCTTAAAGATGGCGCGTTCCCTCAGCAGCCGCTCAGGCAGGTTCTTCCGGGGCAGCTCTCGCGTTGTCTGCAGCTCCTCGTTCCAGTCCCGCGTCTGGTGGGTGgaagaggggaggtaggagggcgaGGGTCAGGGGGCCATCGCTCTGCAGAGTGCAACCTGCACCCCACCCTGGCCTCGCTGGGTTTTTAGAGGGGTGATGCCACAACTCTGCCAGGGCTCCACgccggggagatgggaagggcagaCACTGCACCACCTGAACCACCACAGCCACTCCCTCAGACAGGGTTGGGCCCAGGCCCTACCCCTCTTCAACCTGGAGCCACAATGACAGGCCAAGGAGAGTGGACGGGCCTTGGGAATGCCTGGGTGCTGACCccccggggcagggggcgaggacGATGGGCAGGCGGGTACCTGTCCAGGGATGTGCTCCTCGTAGCCCAGCCGCGAGGTGTAGGCGTCCTCAGCCCGCACACAGTCCATGGCGTGCTCGGCCTGGGGTGCCGTCCAACTGTACACCTGGAATGGGGTGGCGATCCTCTCGAAGGGGTGGCGCTGTACCCTGCAGTCagagtttggggtggggagggggtgcagcCATCAGCTCCAGGGACGAGGACCCTACTCGCCACCCCGGCCCTTCACCGAGCCCGGGGCACCCGGCATCCCCCAGCCCAGCCGGGTGAAGGCCAGTTTCCAACTCCAGGCTCTACTCTTGGGGCTCATTTTCTCCAGCTGGTCGGGGGCCCCAGGTCCCACCGCTCCCCACCCGGTGcggagagaacagaaggggtcccaATGCTAAGCCTGCCCCCCTCTCCAGGGCTGGGCTGCGCCTGCCCACTTGAAGGCCAAGCCCTTCAGCGGGGCCTGCTGCGAGGCCACAACCCTTGGCGCCCCGCACCCAGGGGCAGGATAGGGGAGGCCCCCCGCCATACCTTTTCTTCTGCAAGGCCGCAAAGTTTTTTTTGAAGGCCGGGCTGATCTGGTTGAGGAGCTCCACCAAGGAATGGCTGAGGAAGCGGGGGCTGGCAGGCTTGGGGTTGAAGCTGTACGCCGTGGACCTGCAGGGGGACATGGCGCGTTCACCTCCCCAGCccaccccgcccgcccgcccccatgcCGTGAGCCCAGAGTCCATCTGAGGAGCGCCCCCCTACTCACTGGTTTAGGTAGAAGCCGCGGGTGGAGGCGGTGATGCTGACGTGGCGGTCCTCGGCCGTGACCACGTACAGGTAGACCAGGTCTCCGTGCATCTTGCGGTTGCCGGGGGGTGGGTTCCAGCCGCTCATAGTGAGCACCTTGAGgcactgcaggggctgggaggtggggagcacGGGCATCAGGGGTGGCCGGCCAAGGCAGTCACCCTCCCCCTAAGTCTCCTCCCACCGGGGGTTGGTCAGACCCCTGCAGACGCTGAACCCAGTCCCCGCGGCCGCCCCACCTTCCAGTCGCGGTTCTGCGGCTGCAGGGCGCACAGAGGCCGCTCCTTGCTCCCGGGCAGGATGTGCTCGGGGGGCGTGCAGTCGATCTGCTCCAGCTCCCCACCCTTCTTCTTCCGCTTGCCGCTGTCTGTGGGGGTGGAGGCTGCCATGGGTGCCCTGCCGTCGCCCACCCGGGGCCACAGCAGGCAGGGgaagccctcccttccccaccccccaactcccagagggccccaccaccgccccccgggcccgTACCGCCAAGGTCGCCGTCGGTGAAGACGCTCAGGAAGGACAGCGAGTTGCAGTCCAGGCCGTTGAAGGCGTCGGACGGATCCAGGCTCTTCAGCAGGTCCCGGATGTGGCGCACGTGGATCCGGGCCTCGCGGACCGTGTAAggctctgggggaggaggagagccgcaAGGGCATTGATGGTGGGGGCCGAGGAAGGCCGGGAACACGGTGCAGAGGAAACAATCCCAGAATCCCCCTCACTGACCAGAGATGCGGACCCGTGAGGCCCCAGGGTGACCGGGATCCTGTGCCCTTCTCCCACCCTCGCGGCGGGGAGCCAGGCCGCCCTCCCTCTGACCCAGCCCCTGAcagggtgggatgagggggagggcttGCCTTCCACCACTCGGAGCGAGgccccctcctgcagcccctcgATGGTCTTGAGCTCAGCGAAGTTGTCTAGGATGTTGCCGTCCAGCTGTAGGGAGAAGCAGGTGCGGTGGCAGGTGTCTTCGCGGTCCATGAGCACCTGGTGGATCTCCTGCACCATCTCCTGCGGAGAGACCTGAAGCCGACGGGGCCAACGGTCAGGGGCCGACCTGGgtgccccctctgccctctctcatCCGGCCCCGGAGCCTCTGACCCCAAGGTCTCTCCTCCTTGGGgacggaaggaggaggagcagcttgCCCTTGTCTATGAGAGGAGGGGCTGGGTTGTCCTGGGATAGGGGGTCTAGCTAGACCTTGCCTTGGGGCCGCCACCACCCTCAGGGGTTAAGCCCGGTCCGCTCCCCGGAAGCCACTCCACAGgcttgggcaggctgggttgactCAGCCGGGGCCAGGCCTCCCGCCGAAGGGCTCTCCTCAGCAGAGGTGCGACGGCTTGGGCTCAGCCCAGGGACGCCCTCTCGGCCTGTGGCTGCCACCCCTGACTCCACCTtggctctcctctccctgacaggctggccgccctcctcctcccgtcgCCCCTCCGCACCTGTAGAGAAAAAGGCTCGGTCCCTGGCGCGAAGACCTTGACGGTGAAGCCTGTGTCCTGGATGACGATGACCTCCTGCTCGTCGCCTGGCtccccgtcttcctcctcctcctcgacatGCCCGTTCTCCCGTGGCGCCTCTTCTTTCCCATTCTCGCTGCCCCCATTCACCAGCGCCATGACCGGCAGGAGCTCTGCTTGGCggcaaagggaggggagggggagggttaaGGGGCCGTTGAGGCCCAGGGCCCAAGACCGCACGGGCATCCCCGCCCCACTGGATGTTCTGTGAGCCTATCGGACACTGCCCTGGCAAAGAGGAGAGTCCATTGGAGGCAGAAGACTGggcccctgccctccacctccacccctctGAAGGCCCCCCTCAAGGAAGCAAGCTCTACAGACAGGAAGGCCCCAGGCAGCTACTGTCCTGACCCGCTGGGGAGTGGCATGGTCCGTTGGAAAGGGTGTGGGACTGgctgccaggagac
This genomic interval carries:
- the CLUH gene encoding clustered mitochondria protein homolog isoform X1 — protein: MAWTGMLAACCCCRQLTETLFRVRPRGPGMDEEEEEEDEEAPLLPKPPAATLHAGPTDGPYPDLIPGRGPRTVERGACSGSWGPGPPPTESAPRPSPVLLADLGLGVGTGKPGRPQPPGGDRRSGVKSEASEPRAKPGREGQPPGGRGSPHPAAEGEVGGPAPLLLPAEASQGAPRTNTLTAGGAGPSHQTRSCSRPSKCSGGPGPAPTKQKRRRRKKKQLPSGELLPVMALVNGGSENGKEEAPRENGHVEEEEEDGEPGDEQEVIVIQDTGFTVKVFAPGTEPFSLQVSPQEMVQEIHQVLMDREDTCHRTCFSLQLDGNILDNFAELKTIEGLQEGASLRVVEEPYTVREARIHVRHIRDLLKSLDPSDAFNGLDCNSLSFLSVFTDGDLGDSGKRKKKGGELEQIDCTPPEHILPGSKERPLCALQPQNRDWKPLQCLKVLTMSGWNPPPGNRKMHGDLVYLYVVTAEDRHVSITASTRGFYLNQSTAYSFNPKPASPRFLSHSLVELLNQISPAFKKNFAALQKKRVQRHPFERIATPFQVYSWTAPQAEHAMDCVRAEDAYTSRLGYEEHIPGQTRDWNEELQTTRELPRKNLPERLLRERAIFKVHSDFTAAATRGAMAVIDGNVMAINPSEETKMQMFIWNNIFFSLGFDVRDHYKDFGGDAAAYAAPSHDLNGVRTYNAVDVEGLYTLGTVVVDYRGYRITAQSIIPGILEREQEQSVVYGSVDFGKTVVSHPRYLELLEKTGRPLKVQRHRVLNEHDQEVELCSSVECKGIVGNDGRHYILDLLRTFPPDLNFLPGAGEDLPEECRRLGFPRPHRHKLCCLRQELVDAFVEHRYLLFMKLAALQLMQQKTGKAESAPPLENGTPSLTSGGEPKAGERPGSGQAEEGGSGLAQVKELAESVASEGAVDPKSREVIQNACKAVGSVSSTSFDIRFNPDIFSPGVRFPDSSREEVQDQKQLLKDAAAFLLSCQIPGLVKDCVEHVVLPMDGATLAQVMHQRGINMRYLGKVVDCVIKSPARPQLDHVYKIGISELITRSAKHIFKTYLQGVELSGLSAAISHFLNCFLSSFPNPVAHLPADELVSKKKSRKRKSRTPGGADSTAWAALTPQELWKNIGQEARDYFDFDLECESVDQAVEGYGLQKITLLREISLKTGVQILLKEYSFDSRHKPAFTEEDILNIFPVVKHVNPKASDAFHFFQSGQAKVQQGFLKEGCELISEALNLFNNVYGAMHVEICGCLRLLARLNYIMGDYSEALSNQQKAVLMSERVLGIEHPNTIQEYMHLALYCFASSQLSTALNLLYRARYLLLLVCGEDHPEMALLDNNIGLVLHGVMEYELALRFLENALAINTKYHGARSLKAALSHHLVARVYESKAEFRSALQHEKEGYTIYKNHLGEQHEKTKESSEYLRCLTQQAVALQRTMNDIYKNGSNANIVPLKFTAPSMASVLEQLNIINGILFIPLSPKDLENLKAEVVRRQQLQDPDKPSEPLPLPLPSAPGQEPSAPTSA
- the CLUH gene encoding clustered mitochondria protein homolog isoform X3, with amino-acid sequence MVIKTDELPAAAAAPAPTETPGEPGPHSGGKGRLGPPELLPVMALVNGGSENGKEEAPRENGHVEEEEEDGEPGDEQEVIVIQDTGFTVKVFAPGTEPFSLQVSPQEMVQEIHQVLMDREDTCHRTCFSLQLDGNILDNFAELKTIEGLQEGASLRVVEEPYTVREARIHVRHIRDLLKSLDPSDAFNGLDCNSLSFLSVFTDGDLGDSGKRKKKGGELEQIDCTPPEHILPGSKERPLCALQPQNRDWKPLQCLKVLTMSGWNPPPGNRKMHGDLVYLYVVTAEDRHVSITASTRGFYLNQSTAYSFNPKPASPRFLSHSLVELLNQISPAFKKNFAALQKKRVQRHPFERIATPFQVYSWTAPQAEHAMDCVRAEDAYTSRLGYEEHIPGQTRDWNEELQTTRELPRKNLPERLLRERAIFKVHSDFTAAATRGAMAVIDGNVMAINPSEETKMQMFIWNNIFFSLGFDVRDHYKDFGGDAAAYAAPSHDLNGVRTYNAVDVEGLYTLGTVVVDYRGYRITAQSIIPGILEREQEQSVVYGSVDFGKTVVSHPRYLELLEKTGRPLKVQRHRVLNEHDQEVELCSSVECKGIVGNDGRHYILDLLRTFPPDLNFLPGAGEDLPEECRRLGFPRPHRHKLCCLRQELVDAFVEHRYLLFMKLAALQLMQQKTGKAESAPPLENGTPSLTSGGEPKAGERPGSGQAEEGGSGLAQVKELAESVASEGAVDPKSREVIQNACKAVGSVSSTSFDIRFNPDIFSPGVRFPDSSREEVQDQKQLLKDAAAFLLSCQIPGLVKDCVEHVVLPMDGATLAQVMHQRGINMRYLGKVVDCVIKSPARPQLDHVYKIGISELITRSAKHIFKTYLQGVELSGLSAAISHFLNCFLSSFPNPVAHLPADELVSKKKSRKRKSRTPGGADSTAWAALTPQELWKNIGQEARDYFDFDLECESVDQAVEGYGLQKITLLREISLKTGVQILLKEYSFDSRHKPAFTEEDILNIFPVVKHVNPKASDAFHFFQSGQAKVQQGFLKEGCELISEALNLFNNVYGAMHVEICGCLRLLARLNYIMGDYSEALSNQQKAVLMSERVLGIEHPNTIQEYMHLALYCFASSQLSTALNLLYRARYLLLLVCGEDHPEMALLDNNIGLVLHGVMEYELALRFLENALAINTKYHGARSLKAALSHHLVARVYESKAEFRSALQHEKEGYTIYKNHLGEQHEKTKESSEYLRCLTQQAVALQRTMNDIYKNGSNANIVPLKFTAPSMASVLEQLNIINGILFIPLSPKDLENLKAEVVRRQQLQDPDKPSEPLPLPLPSAPGQEPSAPTSA
- the CLUH gene encoding clustered mitochondria protein homolog isoform X2, translating into MCALAARARLAACLTWWKVGPGLLQETDSGGGDAEAQKRQELLPVMALVNGGSENGKEEAPRENGHVEEEEEDGEPGDEQEVIVIQDTGFTVKVFAPGTEPFSLQVSPQEMVQEIHQVLMDREDTCHRTCFSLQLDGNILDNFAELKTIEGLQEGASLRVVEEPYTVREARIHVRHIRDLLKSLDPSDAFNGLDCNSLSFLSVFTDGDLGDSGKRKKKGGELEQIDCTPPEHILPGSKERPLCALQPQNRDWKPLQCLKVLTMSGWNPPPGNRKMHGDLVYLYVVTAEDRHVSITASTRGFYLNQSTAYSFNPKPASPRFLSHSLVELLNQISPAFKKNFAALQKKRVQRHPFERIATPFQVYSWTAPQAEHAMDCVRAEDAYTSRLGYEEHIPGQTRDWNEELQTTRELPRKNLPERLLRERAIFKVHSDFTAAATRGAMAVIDGNVMAINPSEETKMQMFIWNNIFFSLGFDVRDHYKDFGGDAAAYAAPSHDLNGVRTYNAVDVEGLYTLGTVVVDYRGYRITAQSIIPGILEREQEQSVVYGSVDFGKTVVSHPRYLELLEKTGRPLKVQRHRVLNEHDQEVELCSSVECKGIVGNDGRHYILDLLRTFPPDLNFLPGAGEDLPEECRRLGFPRPHRHKLCCLRQELVDAFVEHRYLLFMKLAALQLMQQKTGKAESAPPLENGTPSLTSGGEPKAGERPGSGQAEEGGSGLAQVKELAESVASEGAVDPKSREVIQNACKAVGSVSSTSFDIRFNPDIFSPGVRFPDSSREEVQDQKQLLKDAAAFLLSCQIPGLVKDCVEHVVLPMDGATLAQVMHQRGINMRYLGKVVDCVIKSPARPQLDHVYKIGISELITRSAKHIFKTYLQGVELSGLSAAISHFLNCFLSSFPNPVAHLPADELVSKKKSRKRKSRTPGGADSTAWAALTPQELWKNIGQEARDYFDFDLECESVDQAVEGYGLQKITLLREISLKTGVQILLKEYSFDSRHKPAFTEEDILNIFPVVKHVNPKASDAFHFFQSGQAKVQQGFLKEGCELISEALNLFNNVYGAMHVEICGCLRLLARLNYIMGDYSEALSNQQKAVLMSERVLGIEHPNTIQEYMHLALYCFASSQLSTALNLLYRARYLLLLVCGEDHPEMALLDNNIGLVLHGVMEYELALRFLENALAINTKYHGARSLKAALSHHLVARVYESKAEFRSALQHEKEGYTIYKNHLGEQHEKTKESSEYLRCLTQQAVALQRTMNDIYKNGSNANIVPLKFTAPSMASVLEQLNIINGILFIPLSPKDLENLKAEVVRRQQLQDPDKPSEPLPLPLPSAPGQEPSAPTSA
- the CLUH gene encoding clustered mitochondria protein homolog isoform X4 yields the protein MALVNGGSENGKEEAPRENGHVEEEEEDGEPGDEQEVIVIQDTGFTVKVFAPGTEPFSLQVSPQEMVQEIHQVLMDREDTCHRTCFSLQLDGNILDNFAELKTIEGLQEGASLRVVEEPYTVREARIHVRHIRDLLKSLDPSDAFNGLDCNSLSFLSVFTDGDLGDSGKRKKKGGELEQIDCTPPEHILPGSKERPLCALQPQNRDWKPLQCLKVLTMSGWNPPPGNRKMHGDLVYLYVVTAEDRHVSITASTRGFYLNQSTAYSFNPKPASPRFLSHSLVELLNQISPAFKKNFAALQKKRVQRHPFERIATPFQVYSWTAPQAEHAMDCVRAEDAYTSRLGYEEHIPGQTRDWNEELQTTRELPRKNLPERLLRERAIFKVHSDFTAAATRGAMAVIDGNVMAINPSEETKMQMFIWNNIFFSLGFDVRDHYKDFGGDAAAYAAPSHDLNGVRTYNAVDVEGLYTLGTVVVDYRGYRITAQSIIPGILEREQEQSVVYGSVDFGKTVVSHPRYLELLEKTGRPLKVQRHRVLNEHDQEVELCSSVECKGIVGNDGRHYILDLLRTFPPDLNFLPGAGEDLPEECRRLGFPRPHRHKLCCLRQELVDAFVEHRYLLFMKLAALQLMQQKTGKAESAPPLENGTPSLTSGGEPKAGERPGSGQAEEGGSGLAQVKELAESVASEGAVDPKSREVIQNACKAVGSVSSTSFDIRFNPDIFSPGVRFPDSSREEVQDQKQLLKDAAAFLLSCQIPGLVKDCVEHVVLPMDGATLAQVMHQRGINMRYLGKVVDCVIKSPARPQLDHVYKIGISELITRSAKHIFKTYLQGVELSGLSAAISHFLNCFLSSFPNPVAHLPADELVSKKKSRKRKSRTPGGADSTAWAALTPQELWKNIGQEARDYFDFDLECESVDQAVEGYGLQKITLLREISLKTGVQILLKEYSFDSRHKPAFTEEDILNIFPVVKHVNPKASDAFHFFQSGQAKVQQGFLKEGCELISEALNLFNNVYGAMHVEICGCLRLLARLNYIMGDYSEALSNQQKAVLMSERVLGIEHPNTIQEYMHLALYCFASSQLSTALNLLYRARYLLLLVCGEDHPEMALLDNNIGLVLHGVMEYELALRFLENALAINTKYHGARSLKAALSHHLVARVYESKAEFRSALQHEKEGYTIYKNHLGEQHEKTKESSEYLRCLTQQAVALQRTMNDIYKNGSNANIVPLKFTAPSMASVLEQLNIINGILFIPLSPKDLENLKAEVVRRQQLQDPDKPSEPLPLPLPSAPGQEPSAPTSA